From the Pseudomonas putida genome, one window contains:
- a CDS encoding DUF488 domain-containing protein, translating to MIRCKRVYDAPEKEDGQRVLVDRLWPRNKRKDQLHGEWLRNVAPSTDLRKAFHQGEVDFAGFTQRYQQELAAHPEHWYPLLDLAAKGNLTLLYAGKDTEHNNAQVLAAWLEDELERRGPGSSPVCYAH from the coding sequence ATGATTCGCTGCAAGCGCGTCTATGACGCGCCAGAGAAGGAAGATGGCCAGCGCGTGCTGGTCGACCGCCTGTGGCCGCGCAATAAACGCAAGGACCAACTGCATGGCGAGTGGCTACGCAACGTGGCGCCATCCACTGATTTGCGCAAGGCGTTCCACCAGGGCGAGGTGGATTTCGCCGGGTTCACCCAGCGCTATCAGCAGGAACTGGCGGCGCACCCGGAGCACTGGTATCCGCTGTTGGACCTTGCGGCCAAAGGCAACCTGACCTTGCTGTATGCCGGCAAGGACACCGAGCACAACAACGCCCAGGTGCTGGCAGCTTGGCTGGAAGACGAACTGGAGCGGCGCGGCCCAGGCAGCTCGCCGGTGTGCTATGCCCATTGA